One Astyanax mexicanus isolate ESR-SI-001 chromosome 3, AstMex3_surface, whole genome shotgun sequence genomic region harbors:
- the xab2 gene encoding pre-mRNA-splicing factor SYF1, producing the protein MPTFNGKPDVTFEEDDLPYEEEIIRNPYSVKCWMRYIEHKQSGSKSVLNMIYERALKELPGSYKLWYNYLRERRKQVKGKCVTDPAYEEINNCHERALVFMHKMPRIWLDYCQFIVSQCKITRSRRTFDRALRALPITQHSRIWPLYLKFARNLPLPETAIRVYRRYLKLSPENTEEYIDYLRSVGRLDEAAVRLAAVVNDESFVSKEGKSNYQLWHELCDLISQNPDKVTSLNVGAIIRGGLTRFTDQLGKLWCSMADYYIRSGHFEKARDVYEEAIQTVVTVRDFTQVFDSYAQFEESMIAAKMETTSEIGHDEDDDIDLELRLARFEQLITRRPLLLNSVLLRQNPHNVHEWHKRVKLYEGNPRQIINTYTEAVQTVDPVKSTGKPHSLWVAFARFYEDNEQLEDARTIFEKATKVNYKVVDDLAAVWCEYGEMELRHENYDQALRILRKATAIPARKAEYFDSSEPVQNRVYKSLKVWSMLADLEESLGTFQSTKAVYDRIIDLRIATPQIIINYAMFLDEHNYFEESFKAYERGIALFKWPNVYDIWNTYLTKFIDRYGGKKLERARDLFEQALDGCPSKFAKTIYLLYAKLEEEYGLARHAMAVYERATQAVETEERLQMFNIYIKRAAEIYGVTHTRAIYQKAIEILSDEHARDMCLRFADMESKLGEIDRARAIYSFCSQMCDPRMTANFWQTWKEFEIRHGNEDTIREMLRIKRSVQATYNTQVNFMSSQMLKATTSATGTISDLAPGQSGVDDMKMLEQKAQQLAAEAEQDKAKPKDKILFVRSDTSRSELAELAKQANPDEIDIDDDEDDEDGDAEPDEVQLEQKSVPTAVFGGLKDD; encoded by the exons ATGCCTACTTTTAACGGAAAACCGGACGTTACGTTT GAAGAAGATGACTTGCCCTATGAAGAGGAAATCATCAGGAATCCATATTCAGTCAAGTGTTGGATGCGCTACATTGAACACAAGCAAAGTGGCTCCAAGTCAGTGCTTAATATGATCTACGAGCGAGCGCTGAAGGAGCTACCTGGCAG TTACAAACTGTGGTACAACTATTTGAGGGAGCGGAGGAAGCAGGTCAAGGGAAAATGCGTAACAGATCCCGCTTATGAGGAAATCAACAACTGCCATGAGAGAGCACTGGTGTTTATGCACAAG atgccGAGGATATGGCTGGATTACTGTCAGTTCATTGTGTCTCAGTGCAAAATCACAAGGAGCCGTCGTACCTTCGACCGAGCGCTCAGAGCCCTACCCATCACTCAGCATTCCCGAATCTGGCCTCTGTACCTCAAGTTTGCACGAAACTTACCTCTGCCTGAGACCGCCATTCGCGTTTATCGTAGATACCTCAAG CTctctccagagaacacagaggaGTACATTGATTACCTGCGCTCTGTAGGACGGCTGGATGAGGCAGCAGTCcggctggcagctgtggttaatGATGAAAGCTTTGTCTCGAAAGAAGGGAAGTCAAACTACCAG CTCTGGCACGAGCTGTGTGACCTCATCTCCCAGAACCCAGACAAGGTGACCTCGCTGAATGTGGGCGCCATCATTCGTGGCGGCCTCACCCGCTTCACGGACCAGTTAGGCAAGCTCTGGTGCTCCATGGCTGACTACTACATCCGCAGTGGCCACTTTGAGAAG GCTCGTGATGTGTATGAGGAGGCTATACAAACAGTAGTCACTGTGAGAGACTTTACCCAGGTGTTTGACAGTTATGCTCAGTTCGAGGAGAGTATGATCGCTGCCAAGATGGAGACTACATCGGAGATCGGACATGATGAGGATG ATGATATTGACCTGGAATTGCGTTTGGCTCGTTTCGAGCAGCTGATCACCCGCCGGCCACTCTTATTAAACAGCGTGTTGCTCCGGCAAAACCCACACAATGTTCACGAGTGGCACAAGAGAGTCAAGCTCTATGAAGGCAATCCTAGACAG ataATCAACACCTACACTGAGGCTGTGCAGACAGTGGATCCCGTGAAATCAACGGGGAAGCCCCACTCGCTTTGGGTCGCGTTCGCAAGGTTCTACGAGGATAATGAGCAGCTGGAAGAT GCCAGAACCATATTTGAGAAGGCCACCAAAGTGAACTATAAGGTGGTAGATGACCTGGCGGCAGTGTGGTGTGAGTACGGGGAGATGGAACTGCGGCATGAGAACTATGACCAGGCACTGCGGATCCTCAGG AAAGCCACAGCGATCCCAGCAAGGAAAGCAGAGTACTTTGATTCGTCAGAACCAGTGCAGAATCGAGTGTATAAATCTTTGAAAGTTTGGTCGATGTTGGCTGATCTGGAAGAGAGTCTCGGCACGTTCCAG TCGACGAAGGCAGTGTATGACCGCATTATCGACCTCCGCATTGCAACTCCACAGATCATTATAAACTATGCCATGTTCCTGGACGAACACAACTACTTTGAGGAGAGCTTCAAG GCATACGAGCGTGGCATTGCCCTCTTCAAGTGGCCCAACGTGTATGACATCTGGAACACGTATCTCACCAAGTTCATTGATCGCTACGGAGGCAAGAAGCTGGAGAGAGCACGAGACCTGTTCGAGCAGGCTTTGGATGGGTGTCCCTCCAAGTTTGCCAAAA CCATATACCTGCTGTATGCCAAGCTGGAGGAAGAGTACGGGCTGGCACGACATGCCATGGCTGTGTATGAGAGAGCCACACAGGCTGTGGAGACAGAGGAACGCCTTCAAATGTTCAACATCTACATCAAACGAGCTGCGGAAATCTATGGAGTCACCCACACCAGAGCCATCTACCAGAAAGCCATTGAG ATTCTTTCAGATGAGCATGCCAGGGACATGTGTCTGCGCTTTGCTGACATGGAGAGCAAACTGGGTGAGATTGACCGAGCGAGAGCCATCTATTCCTTCTGCTCCCAGATGTGTGATCCCAGG ATGACTGCAAACTTCTGGCAGACATGGAAGGAGTTTGAGATTCGCCATGGAAACGAGGACACCATCCGCGAGATGCTCAGGATAAAGCGCAGCGTCCAGGCCACCTACAACACACAGGTCAACTTCATGTCCTCACAGATGCTCAAAGCAACCACAAGTGCCACAGGAACAA TATCAGACCTGGCTCCTGGTCAGAGTGGTGTTGACGACATGAAGATGTTGGAGCAGAAGGCCCAACAGTTAGCTGCAGAAGCTGAGCAGGATAAGGCCAAACCCAAAGACAAGATACTGTTTGTCAG GAGTGACACCTCTCGGAGCGAACTGGCAGAACTCGCCAAACAGGCCAACCCAGACGAGATTGACATTGATGATGATGAGGACGACGAAGATGGAGATGCAGAACCAGATG AGGTGCAGCTGGAGCAGAAGAGCGTCCCCACTGCTGTCTTCGGAGGACTAAAGGATGACTGA
- the LOC103046674 gene encoding uncharacterized protein LOC103046674 isoform X2 encodes MKSTEGEEGNSGGNEAAGEHKDTSPEEKELCTQRSGMEEQLPEQEQKTAATSEPSAAGCIPDLSGVDAEQFFKILANSQSRRMDDQRVPLSMLPGTQIFSSKGSALMNQWESDQLCKFILRAQRFRMEDQRCTLPQIILTPETPVNQRKSYSRPHSPTHDPDFTKPPPRSASFSPTSENEKTEHNNNVQPPTLSPEEQDRLLTLVCQALRGRMEDQRCYLDPSMRRTQPPQGIENMIPNGIDPEQFFKLVAKIQSNRLDDQRVALNFLPGIQTPSGEVQKPLTVEETERLYNLISKVQSHRMEEQRCYAPNIQLGTPAPSRKNWDGNSSPMQNLPGPGTSSKTSRRSSAPVCPPSVTNQHQNHSSHTAHTAKIPVSADQGQYLSMAHKMQKWIYNHGHSTDPTALNTEQFFTLVANSQSKRMDDQRTTMPEVRTEKPFVPQIILTPESPAPRRASSRPTSLTQDPDLLTKPPPRSATFSPVSEKERTQYDNVSTKLTFKVSVCLTAPKQSNSDGQQSSSPDVFLTIGTPAGKNFLLPLTPMVCGPPSLETTPRPRRHRSRSSSPYRAHGRTSHPRPSSPRPAPHPPPIGTDEDYFSLIHRVHTAQLQQGNAAEKSREPGKGRERGDGRRERKDRVKRK; translated from the exons ATGAAGTCCACTGAAGGAGAAGAGGGGAATTCTGGAGGAAATGAAGCAGCAGGGGAGCATAAG GACACATCCCCAGAAGAGAAGGAGCTCTGTACTCAGCGGAGTGGGATGGAGGAGCAGCTCCCTGAACAAGAGCAAAAGACTGCGGCCACATCTGAACCCTCAGCCGCCGGCTGTATCCCAG ATCTTTCCGGTGTAGATGCCGAGCAGTTCTTCAAAATACTGGCCAACAGTCAGAGTCGGCGGATGGATGACCAGCGCGTGCCGCTCAGCATGCTGCCGGGGACGCAGATCTTTTCCAGCAAAGGAAGCGCATTAATGAACCAGTGGGAATCAGACCAGCTGTGCAAGTTCATCCTCAGAGCACAG CGCTTTAGGATGGAGGACCAGAGATGCACTCTTCCACAGATCATCCTGACTCCAGAGACCCCCGTCAACCAGAGAAAGAGTTACTCCAGACCCCATTCCCCAACTCACGACCCGGACTTCACCAAGCCCCCGCCTAGATCTGCCTCTTTCAGCCCCACCTCGGAAAACGAGAAGACGGAGCACAATAATAACGTCCAGCCCCCG ACTCTTTCTCCAGAGGAGCAGGATCGGCTGCTGACTCTGGTCTGTCAGGCACTGCGGGGAAGAATGGAGGACCAGCGCTGTTATCTGGACCCCAGCATGAGAAGGACACAGCCTCCACAGGGGATTGAGAACATGATCCCTAATG GAATAGATCCTGAGCAGTTTTTTAAACTGGTGGCCAAAATCCAGAGTAACAGGCTGGATGACCAGCGGGTAGCGCTCAACTTTTTACCAGGGATACAAACACCCAGCGGCGAAGTGCAGAAACCTCTAACTGTAGAGGAAACTGAAAGGTTATACAACCTGATCTCCAAGGTGCAG tCTCACAGGATGGAAGAACAGCGTTGCTATGCACCCAATATACAACTGGGGACTCCAGCACCAAGCCGGAAGAACTGGGATGGAAATAGCAGCCCTATGCAGAACCTGCCTGGACCAGGAACATCCAGCAAGACATCCAGGAGATCATCAGCACCAGTCTGCCCTCCTTCAGTGACAAATCAGCACCAGAATCACAGCAGCCACACTGCTCACACAGCAAAG ATACCAGTCAGTGCCGACCAAGGGCAGTACTTGTCCATGGCCcataaaatgcagaaatggatatACAACCACGGACATTCCACCGATCCCACTG CACTAAACACAGAACAGTTCTTCACCCTTGTGGCCAACTCTCAGAGCAAACGAATGGATGACCAGAGAACTACAATGCCAGAAGTCAGAACGGAGAAACCATTCGTTCCACAGATCATCCTGACCCCGGAGTCGCCTGCACCCAGGAGAGCTTCCTCCAGACCCACGTCCCTCACACAGGATCCAGACCTGCTCACCAAGCCTCCACCAAGATCTGCCACTTTCAGCCCCGTCTCAGAGAAAGAGAGGACTCAGTATGATAATGTTTCCACCAAG CTTACCTTCAAAGTGTCCGTATGCCTCACTGCTCCCAAACAG AGTAACTCAGACGGTCAGCAGAGTTCTTCCCCAGACGTGTTCCTGACGATTGGAACACCAGCAGGGAAAAATTTTCTCCTTCCACTCACTCCTATGGTTTGCGGACCCCCATCTCTTGAGACGACACCCCGGCCCAGGAGACACCGCTCCAGGTCTTCCTCACCCTACCGAGCTCATGGACGAACGTCCCACCCCAGACCCTCCTCTCCTAGGCCTGCACCTCATCCTCCACCCATTGGAACTGATGAAGATTACTTCTCCCTCATTCACAGAGTCCACACAGCTCAGCTTCAGCAGGGAAACGCCGCAGAGAAGAGCCGGGAGCCAGGGAAGGGAAGAGAACGAGGGgatgggaggagagagagaaaggatagAGTGAAAAGAAAATAA
- the LOC103046674 gene encoding uncharacterized protein LOC103046674 isoform X1, which produces MKSTEGEEGNSGGNEAAGEHKDTSPEEKELCTQRSGMEEQLPEQEQKTAATSEPSAAGCIPDLSGVDAEQFFKILANSQSRRMDDQRVPLSMLPGTQIFSSKGSALMNQWESDQLCKFILRAQRFRMEDQRCTLPQIILTPETPVNQRKSYSRPHSPTHDPDFTKPPPRSASFSPTSENEKTEHNNNVQPPTLSPEEQDRLLTLVCQALRGRMEDQRCYLDPSMRRTQPPQGIENMIPNGIDPEQFFKLVAKIQSNRLDDQRVALNFLPGIQTPSGEVQKPLTVEETERLYNLISKVQSHRMEEQRCYAPNIQLGTPAPSRKNWDGNSSPMQNLPGPGTSSKTSRRSSAPVCPPSVTNQHQNHSSHTAHTAKIPVSADQGQYLSMAHKMQKWIYNHGHSTDPTALNTEQFFTLVANSQSKRMDDQRTTMPEVRTEKPFVPQIILTPESPAPRRASSRPTSLTQDPDLLTKPPPRSATFSPVSEKERTQYDNVSTKLTFKVSVCLTAPKQQSNSDGQQSSSPDVFLTIGTPAGKNFLLPLTPMVCGPPSLETTPRPRRHRSRSSSPYRAHGRTSHPRPSSPRPAPHPPPIGTDEDYFSLIHRVHTAQLQQGNAAEKSREPGKGRERGDGRRERKDRVKRK; this is translated from the exons ATGAAGTCCACTGAAGGAGAAGAGGGGAATTCTGGAGGAAATGAAGCAGCAGGGGAGCATAAG GACACATCCCCAGAAGAGAAGGAGCTCTGTACTCAGCGGAGTGGGATGGAGGAGCAGCTCCCTGAACAAGAGCAAAAGACTGCGGCCACATCTGAACCCTCAGCCGCCGGCTGTATCCCAG ATCTTTCCGGTGTAGATGCCGAGCAGTTCTTCAAAATACTGGCCAACAGTCAGAGTCGGCGGATGGATGACCAGCGCGTGCCGCTCAGCATGCTGCCGGGGACGCAGATCTTTTCCAGCAAAGGAAGCGCATTAATGAACCAGTGGGAATCAGACCAGCTGTGCAAGTTCATCCTCAGAGCACAG CGCTTTAGGATGGAGGACCAGAGATGCACTCTTCCACAGATCATCCTGACTCCAGAGACCCCCGTCAACCAGAGAAAGAGTTACTCCAGACCCCATTCCCCAACTCACGACCCGGACTTCACCAAGCCCCCGCCTAGATCTGCCTCTTTCAGCCCCACCTCGGAAAACGAGAAGACGGAGCACAATAATAACGTCCAGCCCCCG ACTCTTTCTCCAGAGGAGCAGGATCGGCTGCTGACTCTGGTCTGTCAGGCACTGCGGGGAAGAATGGAGGACCAGCGCTGTTATCTGGACCCCAGCATGAGAAGGACACAGCCTCCACAGGGGATTGAGAACATGATCCCTAATG GAATAGATCCTGAGCAGTTTTTTAAACTGGTGGCCAAAATCCAGAGTAACAGGCTGGATGACCAGCGGGTAGCGCTCAACTTTTTACCAGGGATACAAACACCCAGCGGCGAAGTGCAGAAACCTCTAACTGTAGAGGAAACTGAAAGGTTATACAACCTGATCTCCAAGGTGCAG tCTCACAGGATGGAAGAACAGCGTTGCTATGCACCCAATATACAACTGGGGACTCCAGCACCAAGCCGGAAGAACTGGGATGGAAATAGCAGCCCTATGCAGAACCTGCCTGGACCAGGAACATCCAGCAAGACATCCAGGAGATCATCAGCACCAGTCTGCCCTCCTTCAGTGACAAATCAGCACCAGAATCACAGCAGCCACACTGCTCACACAGCAAAG ATACCAGTCAGTGCCGACCAAGGGCAGTACTTGTCCATGGCCcataaaatgcagaaatggatatACAACCACGGACATTCCACCGATCCCACTG CACTAAACACAGAACAGTTCTTCACCCTTGTGGCCAACTCTCAGAGCAAACGAATGGATGACCAGAGAACTACAATGCCAGAAGTCAGAACGGAGAAACCATTCGTTCCACAGATCATCCTGACCCCGGAGTCGCCTGCACCCAGGAGAGCTTCCTCCAGACCCACGTCCCTCACACAGGATCCAGACCTGCTCACCAAGCCTCCACCAAGATCTGCCACTTTCAGCCCCGTCTCAGAGAAAGAGAGGACTCAGTATGATAATGTTTCCACCAAG CTTACCTTCAAAGTGTCCGTATGCCTCACTGCTCCCAAACAG CAGAGTAACTCAGACGGTCAGCAGAGTTCTTCCCCAGACGTGTTCCTGACGATTGGAACACCAGCAGGGAAAAATTTTCTCCTTCCACTCACTCCTATGGTTTGCGGACCCCCATCTCTTGAGACGACACCCCGGCCCAGGAGACACCGCTCCAGGTCTTCCTCACCCTACCGAGCTCATGGACGAACGTCCCACCCCAGACCCTCCTCTCCTAGGCCTGCACCTCATCCTCCACCCATTGGAACTGATGAAGATTACTTCTCCCTCATTCACAGAGTCCACACAGCTCAGCTTCAGCAGGGAAACGCCGCAGAGAAGAGCCGGGAGCCAGGGAAGGGAAGAGAACGAGGGgatgggaggagagagagaaaggatagAGTGAAAAGAAAATAA